The Halalkalibacter krulwichiae genome has a segment encoding these proteins:
- a CDS encoding DUF2294 domain-containing protein, which translates to MNKYEAEFSNLVRSFRKKHMGKGPSKVSTTFCKNWAICEMEGNLSPVEKFIATADEGKQMLRAARTEMVKDMYRKNPPAEMEEFLQCKFLDLFVDIDLERDFGMSIFVFDEDIEAKFSIKK; encoded by the coding sequence ATGAATAAATATGAGGCGGAATTTAGCAATCTTGTACGCTCATTTCGAAAGAAGCATATGGGTAAAGGCCCGAGTAAGGTAAGTACAACTTTCTGCAAAAACTGGGCTATTTGTGAAATGGAAGGGAATTTATCACCTGTTGAAAAATTTATTGCAACAGCTGATGAAGGAAAGCAAATGCTTCGTGCAGCACGAACAGAGATGGTGAAAGACATGTATCGAAAAAATCCTCCAGCTGAGATGGAGGAGTTCTTACAGTGCAAGTTCCTAGATCTGTTTGTTGATATTGATCTTGAACGTGATTTTGGGATGTCCATTTTTGTTTTTGATGAAGACATCGAGGCCAAATTCTCTATCAAAAAGTAA
- a CDS encoding FdhF/YdeP family oxidoreductase has product MGKTKHTGPIKLPSTPAPKHWVSKVPFGLGKVKPKHIRETMKVVWNNKDNLNYAKNIITKGVCDGCALGVAGLYDQTLAGPHVCTTRLNVLRLNTMPAMKEEIVHADIDELRKYTSAELRELGRVPYPLIRRPGERRFSRIEWDDAMEMIANKMKKLDPKNYGFFLTSRGITNESYYVAAKVARFLGTNNIDNASRICHSPSKTALKRSVGIGASSCNYKDWIGSDVIVFWGSVAANNQPVSTKYMYAAKRKGTKIICINPYREPAMENYWIPSVGESALFGTKLADDFYQVNIGGDIAFMHGIMKHWFEMEETKPGSAVDHQFVKEHVNGYEELKAKVQEQSWDDIVQSAGVSKERIGELAELLANSKSGVFVWSLGLTMHTFASDNISQVANLALLRGFLGREHCGVMPIRGHSSVQGSGEMGADPFVLPGGDFEPNNIERMEKLWNFNIPKWQGDVLGVSLENCLLPDDHERKIKMYYLSGGNFLETMPDPQFVEKALSELDIRVHQDIIFNTSTLVDAKEAVIVLPAKTRYEQDGGGTSTSTERMVYFSPKIEGNKQIVEEARSEWQIYIDLAKRVKPEEAHLVEFKDGQAIRDEIALANPNYDGIQHLKKQGDVFQWGGAWLCEDGICPTPDGKGNLIPVDIPDLNKVAGDFYVTTRRGKQFNSMVYSEHDPFNEADRYDVLMNAEDAKDLSITERELVVVYNQHGVFTGKAKFVDIARGNLEVHFPEGNFLLPKGVYEKLAKIPSYNVAVKVEKAERFNARKDTQYLEKRIEDLEMSAEG; this is encoded by the coding sequence ATGGGGAAAACAAAACACACTGGACCTATTAAATTGCCTAGCACACCAGCTCCTAAACATTGGGTAAGTAAGGTTCCGTTTGGACTTGGAAAAGTGAAGCCGAAACATATTAGAGAAACTATGAAAGTGGTTTGGAATAATAAAGATAATCTAAACTATGCAAAAAATATTATTACAAAGGGTGTTTGTGATGGATGTGCGCTTGGGGTAGCAGGTCTGTATGATCAAACTCTTGCAGGACCCCATGTCTGTACGACACGCTTAAATGTGTTACGTTTAAATACAATGCCAGCGATGAAAGAAGAAATTGTTCATGCTGATATTGATGAACTTCGTAAATATACAAGTGCAGAGCTACGGGAGCTAGGCCGTGTTCCATATCCATTGATTCGTAGACCAGGAGAGCGAAGATTCTCTCGAATTGAATGGGATGATGCGATGGAAATGATCGCGAATAAAATGAAGAAGTTAGATCCTAAAAACTACGGATTCTTTTTAACTTCACGTGGGATTACGAATGAATCTTATTATGTTGCAGCGAAAGTTGCTCGTTTTCTTGGAACTAATAATATTGATAATGCTTCTCGTATTTGTCACTCTCCATCTAAAACTGCGCTGAAACGTTCTGTTGGAATTGGAGCATCAAGCTGTAACTATAAAGATTGGATTGGTTCGGATGTCATCGTATTCTGGGGCTCTGTAGCGGCTAATAACCAACCGGTATCAACGAAATACATGTACGCAGCTAAACGTAAAGGAACAAAAATTATCTGTATTAACCCTTACCGTGAGCCTGCAATGGAAAACTACTGGATTCCATCTGTAGGGGAATCAGCCTTGTTTGGAACGAAACTAGCTGATGATTTCTACCAAGTTAATATTGGTGGAGATATTGCTTTCATGCATGGAATTATGAAGCACTGGTTCGAAATGGAAGAAACCAAACCAGGATCTGCTGTTGATCATCAATTTGTAAAAGAGCACGTTAATGGCTATGAGGAGTTAAAAGCAAAAGTACAGGAGCAGTCTTGGGATGACATTGTTCAATCTGCGGGAGTATCAAAAGAGAGAATCGGTGAATTAGCAGAGTTATTAGCGAATAGCAAATCAGGTGTATTTGTATGGTCGTTAGGGTTAACGATGCATACATTCGCGTCAGATAATATTTCACAAGTGGCCAATCTTGCATTACTACGTGGATTTTTAGGTCGTGAACACTGTGGTGTGATGCCGATCCGTGGACATTCAAGTGTTCAAGGAAGTGGAGAAATGGGGGCTGATCCATTTGTATTACCTGGTGGAGACTTTGAACCTAACAACATTGAGCGCATGGAGAAGCTATGGAACTTTAACATTCCTAAATGGCAAGGAGATGTACTAGGAGTTTCTCTTGAAAACTGCTTATTACCGGATGATCATGAACGTAAAATTAAGATGTATTATTTATCAGGTGGTAACTTCTTAGAAACAATGCCAGATCCACAATTTGTAGAGAAGGCATTATCAGAACTCGATATTCGCGTTCATCAAGATATTATTTTCAATACTTCGACACTGGTAGATGCAAAGGAAGCTGTAATTGTTCTACCTGCTAAAACGAGGTATGAACAAGACGGGGGCGGAACGTCTACTTCAACTGAGCGAATGGTATATTTCTCACCGAAGATCGAAGGGAATAAACAAATTGTTGAAGAAGCACGATCAGAATGGCAAATCTATATTGATCTTGCCAAACGTGTCAAGCCTGAAGAAGCTCATTTAGTAGAATTTAAAGATGGTCAAGCGATTCGTGACGAGATTGCTCTAGCCAATCCAAATTATGATGGAATTCAACACTTGAAGAAACAAGGAGATGTTTTCCAGTGGGGTGGAGCATGGCTCTGTGAAGATGGTATTTGTCCAACGCCAGACGGCAAAGGGAACTTAATTCCTGTTGATATTCCTGATTTAAATAAAGTGGCTGGAGATTTCTACGTCACAACAAGACGTGGCAAGCAATTCAACTCGATGGTATATAGTGAGCATGACCCATTTAATGAAGCGGACCGTTATGATGTTTTAATGAATGCAGAAGATGCCAAAGATTTGAGCATTACAGAACGTGAATTAGTTGTAGTTTATAACCAACATGGTGTATTCACTGGTAAAGCTAAATTTGTCGATATTGCAAGAGGAAACTTAGAGGTTCATTTCCCAGAAGGAAACTTTTTGCTTCCAAAAGGTGTTTATGAGAAACTCGCTAAGATTCCTAGCTATAACGTTGCGGTAAAAGTAGAAAAGGCTGAACGATTTAATGCACGTAAAGATACTCAGTATTTAGAGAAACGTATTGAAGATTTAGAGATGTCAGCTGAAGGTTAA
- a CDS encoding glycerol-3-phosphate responsive antiterminator, whose product MTQHHFINQKIFPAARSLKEFEKLLKSKFDVIILLNSHVSQLKSLMRMANHAGKKVLLHADLVQGLKTDEYAAQFLCQEIKPAGIISTRKNVVLTAKKNSIIAVQRLFLLDSIALETSYKLLETTKPDYIEVLPGVMPHIIKEVYERTKIPIIAGGLIRGKIEVLNALEAGAIGVTTSRRELWDL is encoded by the coding sequence ATGACACAACATCATTTCATCAATCAGAAGATTTTTCCTGCGGCTAGGTCATTGAAGGAGTTTGAAAAATTACTCAAGAGTAAATTTGATGTGATTATTTTATTGAATAGTCATGTTAGTCAGCTTAAAAGTCTAATGAGAATGGCGAATCATGCTGGTAAAAAGGTACTTCTACATGCAGATCTTGTACAAGGATTAAAAACGGATGAATATGCAGCTCAATTTTTGTGTCAGGAAATTAAACCAGCTGGAATTATCTCTACTAGAAAAAATGTCGTACTCACAGCCAAAAAAAATTCAATTATTGCTGTTCAACGCCTATTTTTACTAGATTCAATTGCTTTAGAAACAAGTTACAAATTACTAGAAACTACGAAACCTGATTATATTGAGGTGCTGCCAGGAGTGATGCCTCACATTATTAAAGAGGTATATGAACGGACTAAAATTCCGATCATTGCAGGAGGATTAATTAGGGGAAAGATTGAAGTATTAAATGCACTGGAAGCAGGGGCTATTGGGGTAACAACGTCTAGGCGTGAATTATGGGATCTCTAA
- a CDS encoding MIP/aquaporin family protein has protein sequence MMPFIGELIGTMILIIFGAGVVAGSVLNKTSSQQGGWIVITFGWGLGLSIAIYAVGGISGAHLNPAVTIGFALIGEFPWTSIAPYILAQLLGAFIGAVLVWLHYYPHWKQTNDKGAKLAVFSTSPSIQHKPSNFFSEVFGTFILVMGLLAIGANDFTEGLNPLIVGLFVVVIGMSLGGTTGYAINPARDLGPRIAHFLLPIDGKGKSGWTYAWVPVIGPIIGGGLGALTYAALFEGVVSSALWIMIVLFMVTLYICIRTERKSQLRLKHVQKSAI, from the coding sequence ATGATGCCGTTTATCGGTGAGTTAATTGGGACAATGATTCTCATTATTTTTGGAGCTGGTGTCGTTGCCGGAAGTGTCTTAAACAAGACGAGCTCTCAGCAAGGCGGTTGGATTGTGATCACATTTGGATGGGGACTTGGCCTCTCTATTGCCATTTATGCAGTTGGAGGGATCAGTGGAGCTCATCTGAATCCGGCTGTTACGATTGGATTTGCCTTAATAGGTGAATTCCCTTGGACTAGTATCGCTCCTTATATCTTAGCTCAGCTATTAGGTGCTTTTATCGGGGCTGTACTCGTTTGGCTGCATTATTATCCGCATTGGAAGCAGACAAATGATAAAGGAGCAAAGTTAGCTGTTTTCTCGACATCGCCATCTATTCAACACAAGCCTTCAAACTTTTTCAGTGAAGTGTTTGGAACATTTATTCTTGTGATGGGCTTGCTAGCTATCGGTGCTAATGATTTTACAGAAGGATTAAATCCATTAATCGTTGGGTTATTCGTTGTTGTCATTGGTATGTCTTTAGGGGGAACAACAGGTTATGCAATTAATCCTGCACGCGACCTTGGACCAAGGATTGCCCATTTCTTATTACCCATTGATGGGAAAGGGAAATCAGGATGGACCTATGCTTGGGTTCCTGTTATTGGTCCTATAATCGGAGGGGGACTTGGAGCTTTAACGTATGCAGCTCTTTTTGAAGGTGTTGTTTCCTCTGCTTTATGGATCATGATCGTCTTATTTATGGTAACTTTGTATATATGTATTAGAACAGAAAGAAAATCACAATTACGTTTAAAGCATGTGCAAAAGTCTGCAATATGA
- the glpK gene encoding glycerol kinase GlpK: MEKKYILALDQGTTSSRAIIFDRQGKVVGVEQKEIEQIFPQPGWVEHNANEIWASILAVISGVMLKSNINPKEIAGIGITNQRETAIVWDKHTGKPVYNAIVWQSRQTADICEELKQKGYEQIVKEKTGLLIDAYFSGTKVKWILDHVEGARKKAEKGDLLFGTVDTWLIWKLSGGKVHVTDYSNASRTLLYNIYNLSWDDELLTMLQVPKSMLPEVRPSSEIYGTTVDYHFFGAEVPIAGAAGDQQAALFGQACFEEGMAKNTYGTGCFMLMNTGSKAVTSNHGLLTTLAWGVNGTVEYALEGSIFVAGSAVQWLRDGLRMIKSAKDSEQYAKRVTSTEGVYVVPAFVGLGTPYWDSEVRGAVFGLTRGTEKEHFIRATLESLAYQTKDVLTAMEADSEISVKTLRVDGGAVANNFLVQFQSDMLGVPVERPKVQETTALGAAYLAGLAVGFWADKEEIKQQWALDQRFEDAMDKAEQEDLYNGWKKAVEASRIFK, translated from the coding sequence ATGGAAAAAAAGTATATTCTTGCGTTGGACCAAGGTACAACAAGTTCTAGGGCCATCATATTTGATCGGCAAGGAAAGGTTGTCGGAGTGGAACAAAAGGAAATTGAGCAAATCTTTCCTCAGCCGGGATGGGTTGAACATAACGCAAATGAAATATGGGCTTCGATTCTTGCTGTTATATCTGGTGTTATGCTTAAGTCAAATATAAACCCAAAGGAAATTGCAGGGATTGGAATTACAAACCAGCGTGAAACAGCAATTGTATGGGATAAGCATACTGGAAAACCAGTGTATAATGCGATTGTTTGGCAGTCGAGGCAAACAGCTGATATATGTGAAGAACTTAAACAGAAAGGATACGAACAAATTGTAAAAGAGAAAACAGGCTTGCTAATTGATGCATACTTTTCTGGTACAAAGGTTAAGTGGATATTAGATCATGTGGAAGGTGCTCGAAAAAAAGCAGAGAAAGGAGATCTATTATTTGGAACCGTTGACACTTGGTTGATTTGGAAACTATCTGGAGGGAAAGTTCACGTAACAGATTATTCGAATGCATCGAGAACATTGCTTTATAACATTTATAATTTAAGCTGGGATGATGAATTACTGACCATGCTCCAAGTGCCCAAATCTATGCTTCCCGAAGTGAGACCGTCTTCGGAAATTTATGGGACAACAGTTGATTATCATTTCTTTGGAGCCGAAGTTCCGATCGCAGGGGCTGCAGGAGATCAGCAAGCGGCATTGTTTGGTCAAGCTTGTTTTGAAGAAGGAATGGCAAAGAACACGTATGGTACAGGATGCTTTATGTTAATGAATACAGGAAGTAAGGCAGTAACCTCTAATCATGGTCTTCTGACAACACTTGCATGGGGAGTGAATGGAACAGTAGAGTATGCATTGGAGGGGAGTATTTTTGTTGCTGGTTCTGCAGTTCAATGGCTACGAGATGGCTTAAGGATGATCAAGTCAGCAAAAGATAGTGAACAATATGCTAAAAGGGTAACCTCGACTGAAGGAGTGTATGTTGTTCCAGCTTTTGTTGGATTAGGAACTCCGTACTGGGACAGTGAGGTGAGAGGGGCTGTATTCGGTTTAACGAGGGGAACAGAGAAAGAACACTTTATTCGGGCAACACTTGAATCACTAGCTTATCAAACGAAGGATGTACTAACAGCAATGGAGGCAGACTCAGAGATTTCTGTAAAAACACTAAGAGTCGATGGTGGTGCCGTTGCAAATAATTTTCTAGTGCAGTTCCAAAGTGATATGCTTGGTGTTCCTGTTGAAAGACCAAAAGTACAAGAGACAACAGCGTTAGGAGCTGCGTATTTAGCAGGTCTAGCAGTTGGGTTTTGGGCAGATAAAGAGGAGATTAAGCAGCAGTGGGCCCTGGATCAGCGTTTTGAAGATGCGATGGATAAAGCAGAACAAGAGGACTTATATAATGGTTGGAAGAAAGCTGTAGAGGCTAGTCGGATTTTCAAATAA